One genomic region from Macaca mulatta isolate MMU2019108-1 chromosome 20, T2T-MMU8v2.0, whole genome shotgun sequence encodes:
- the CIAO3 gene encoding cytosolic iron-sulfur assembly component 3 isoform X3, with amino-acid sequence MAAPSQQRLVVVSVSPQSRASLAARFQLNPTDTARKLTSFFKKIGVHFVFDTAFSRHFSLLESQREFVRRFRGQADCRQALPLLASACPGWICYAEKTHGSFILPYISTARSPQQVMGSLVKDFFAQQQRLTPDKIYHVTVMPCYDKKLEASRPDFFNQEHQTRDVDCVLTTGEVFRLLEEEDVSLPDLEPAPLDSLCSGASAEEPTSHRGGGSGGYLEHVFRHAARELFGIHVAEVTYKPLRNKDFQEVTLEKEGQVLLHFAMAYGFRNIQNLVQRLKRGRCPYHYVEVMACPSGCLNGGGQLQAPDRPSRELLQHVERLYGMVRAEMPEDAPGVQELYTHWLQGTDSECAGRLLHTQYHAVEKANTGLGIRW; translated from the exons ATGGCGGCGCCCAGTCAGCAGAGGCTGGTTGTAGTCTCAGTCTCGCCACAGTCTAGAGCATCGCTGGCTGCACGGTTTCAGCTGAATCCTACAGACACTGCCAGGAAATTAacctcattctttaaaaaaatag GGGTGCACTTTGTCTTTGACACCGCCTTCTCAAGgcacttcagcctcctggagaGCCAGAGAGAGTTTGTGCGGCGATTCCGAGGACAGGCCGACTGCAGACAGGCCCTGCCCCTGCTGGCCTCCGCCTGCCCAG GCTGGATCTGCTATGCCGAGAAGACGCACGGCAGCTTCATCCTCCCCTACATCAGCACCGCCCGGTCCCCGCAGCAGGTCATGGGCTCCCTGGTCAAGGACTTCTTCGCCCAGCAGCAG CGCTTGACTCCTGACAAGATCTACCACGTCACGGTGATGCCCTGCTATGACAAAAAGCTGGAAGCCTCTAGACCCGACTTTTTCAACCAGGAACACCAGACACGGGATGTGGACTGTGTCCTCACAACAG GAGAAGTTTTCAGGTTGCTGGAGGAAGAGGACGTCTCCCTCCCCGACCTGGAACCAGCCCCTCTGGACAGCCT GTGCAGCGGTGCCTCTGCAGAGGAGCCCACCAGCCATCGGGGAGGGGGCTCGGGGGGCTACCTGGAGCACGTGTTCCGGCACGCGGCCCGAGAGCTCTTTGGAATCCATGTGGCTGAGGTTACCTACAAACCCCTGAG GAACAAGGACTTCCAGGAGGTGACCCTGGAGAAGGAGGGCCAGGTGCTGCTGCACTTCGCGATGGCGTACGGCTTCCGCAACATCCAGAACCTGGTGCAGAGGCTCAAACGCGGGCGCTGCCCCTACCACTACGTGGAGGTCATGGCCTGCCCCTCAG GCTGCCTGAATGGTGGGGGCCAGCTCCAGGCCCCAGACAGGCCCAGCAGGGAGCTCCTCCAGCACGTGGAGAGACTGTACGGCATGGTCCGGGCTGAGATGCCCGAGGATGCGCCTGGGGTTCAAGAGCTGTACACACACTGGCTGCAGGGCACGGACTCGGAGTGTGCAGGCCGCCTGCTGCATACGCAGTACCACGCCGTGGAGAAGGCCAACACTGGCCTGGGCATCCGGTGGTAG